The following are encoded together in the Gemmatimonadaceae bacterium genome:
- a CDS encoding carboxymuconolactone decarboxylase family protein encodes YGKVLSRPGLDLARREVCIVAACAAAGQDRQLHSHLHGALNAGVAAPAVTAALDALDGLIPPGRLETARLLWARVQGK; translated from the coding sequence TACGGCAAGGTGCTCAGTCGTCCCGGCCTCGATCTCGCGCGCCGCGAGGTCTGCATCGTGGCGGCGTGCGCGGCGGCGGGCCAGGACCGCCAGTTGCACTCGCACCTGCACGGTGCGCTCAACGCCGGCGTGGCGGCTCCCGCGGTCACCGCGGCGCTCGACGCGCTGGATGGTCTCATTCCGCCCGGGCGCCTGGAAACAGCGCGGCTACTCTGGGCGCGCGTGCAGGGGAAATAG
- the obgE gene encoding GTPase ObgE — translation MFIDRAVVKVEAGTGGSGQTSFRREKFVPMGGPDGGDGGRGGDVIVQADSNLSTLLDYTYRDFWRAERGAHGEGSNRTGRSGADVVMPVPPGTVIRDLGSGELLGEVLADGDTLIVAKGGRGGKGNAFFVTATHQSPREWQPGEEGQARTLELELKLIADVGLVGQPNAGKSTLLSVISAARPKIADYPFTTLAPNLGVVPLSGQRTFVVADIPGIIEGAHEGKGLGLQFLRHIERTRLLAFLVPIDSMDWQAEYDQLRGEVAAYSPALARKPHCVVFTKMDLWGDDPTPDLDAPEAFGVYAISAAARTGLESLLAGWWTQILDLKKLGERRPELSDLP, via the coding sequence ATGTTCATCGATCGCGCAGTGGTGAAAGTCGAAGCGGGCACCGGCGGCTCCGGCCAGACGTCGTTCCGCCGCGAGAAGTTCGTCCCCATGGGTGGGCCCGACGGCGGCGACGGCGGACGCGGCGGCGACGTCATCGTCCAGGCCGACTCCAACCTGTCCACGCTGCTGGACTACACGTACCGCGACTTCTGGAGAGCCGAGCGCGGCGCGCACGGCGAGGGCTCCAACCGCACGGGGCGGTCGGGCGCCGACGTGGTCATGCCGGTGCCGCCTGGCACGGTGATCCGGGATCTGGGCAGCGGCGAGCTGCTCGGCGAGGTGCTGGCCGACGGCGACACGCTCATCGTGGCCAAGGGCGGCCGCGGCGGCAAGGGCAATGCGTTCTTCGTCACCGCCACGCACCAGTCGCCGCGCGAATGGCAGCCGGGCGAGGAGGGCCAGGCGCGCACGCTGGAACTCGAACTCAAGCTCATCGCCGACGTGGGGCTCGTGGGCCAGCCGAATGCCGGCAAGTCCACGCTGTTGTCGGTCATCTCGGCTGCCCGTCCAAAGATCGCCGACTATCCGTTCACCACCCTCGCGCCCAACCTCGGCGTGGTGCCGCTGAGCGGGCAGCGCACGTTCGTGGTGGCCGACATTCCGGGCATCATCGAGGGCGCGCACGAGGGCAAGGGGCTGGGGCTGCAGTTCCTGCGCCACATCGAGCGCACCCGCCTGCTCGCGTTCCTCGTGCCCATCGATTCCATGGATTGGCAGGCGGAGTACGACCAGTTGCGCGGCGAGGTGGCGGCGTATTCCCCGGCGCTGGCGCGGAAGCCCCACTGCGTGGTGTTCACCAAGATGGACCTCTGGGGCGACGACCCGACGCCGGACCTCGACGCGCCGGAGGCATTCGGCGTGTACGCCATCAGCGCGGCCGCGCGCACGGGGCTCGAGTCCCTGCTCGCGGGCTGGTGGACCCAGATTCTCGATCTCAAGAAGCTCGGTGAGCGACGCCCGGAGCTGTCCGACCTCCCCTGA
- the dprA gene encoding DNA-processing protein DprA yields the protein MSDARSCPTSPEARAALALSMIDGIGCATFHELIERFGSAARALDDAALRGRAAEAFASADAALVDAARFGMTLYVHGDPALPVGLRDLPNPPPVLWAMGERALLREMPRVAIVGTRRATAYGERITRALAGAFARAGACVVSGMARGIDAAAHRAALEAGGCTIAVLGTGADIAYPVSNQMLHAEIASKGLLLSEYPPGERANGGSFPRRNRVIAALAALTIVVEAGRRSGALITASDATNLGRAVGAVPGPIDQPQSEGTNLLFRDGAHPITSVEDALALLGLTRAVRLPQVVPGGDAARVWDALADGEIALDALCARVALPADRCLAAVTALELGGAVECAITGEVRRRIG from the coding sequence GTGAGCGACGCCCGGAGCTGTCCGACCTCCCCTGAAGCGCGCGCCGCGCTCGCGCTCTCGATGATCGACGGCATCGGGTGCGCCACGTTCCACGAATTGATCGAGCGATTTGGCTCCGCGGCGCGGGCGTTGGATGACGCGGCGCTGCGCGGACGCGCCGCCGAGGCCTTCGCATCCGCCGACGCGGCGCTCGTCGATGCGGCTCGTTTCGGCATGACGCTGTACGTGCACGGCGACCCGGCGCTGCCGGTGGGCCTTCGCGATCTCCCCAATCCGCCGCCGGTGCTCTGGGCCATGGGCGAGCGCGCGCTGCTGCGCGAGATGCCGCGCGTGGCCATCGTGGGCACGCGGCGCGCCACGGCGTACGGCGAGCGGATCACGCGCGCGCTCGCGGGCGCGTTCGCGCGCGCCGGGGCGTGCGTGGTGAGCGGGATGGCGCGCGGCATCGACGCCGCGGCGCATCGCGCCGCCCTCGAGGCCGGCGGCTGCACGATCGCCGTCCTCGGCACCGGCGCCGACATCGCCTATCCGGTGTCCAACCAGATGCTGCACGCCGAGATCGCCAGCAAGGGACTGCTGCTCTCCGAGTATCCGCCCGGCGAACGGGCCAACGGGGGGTCGTTTCCACGGCGCAATCGCGTGATCGCCGCGCTGGCGGCGCTCACGATCGTGGTCGAGGCCGGGCGGCGCAGCGGCGCGCTCATCACCGCCAGCGACGCCACCAATCTCGGCCGCGCCGTGGGCGCGGTGCCCGGTCCCATCGATCAACCGCAGAGCGAGGGCACCAACCTCCTCTTCCGCGACGGCGCGCACCCCATCACGTCGGTGGAGGACGCGCTGGCGCTCCTCGGCCTCACCCGGGCGGTGCGGCTGCCACAGGTCGTTCCTGGCGGGGACGCGGCCCGTGTGTGGGATGCCCTGGCCGATGGCGAGATCGCGCTCGACGCGCTCTGCGCCCGCGTCGCCCTCCCGGCCGATCGCTGCCTCGCGGCCGTGACGGCGCTGGAACTCGGCGGCGCCGTGGAGTGCGCCATCACGGGCGAGGTGCGCCGGCGCATCGGCTAG
- the hemW gene encoding radical SAM family heme chaperone HemW: protein MPPRHLYVHVPFCARRCSYCDFAIAVRSRVPVDDYVRAVAEELALRHPDAPEWSLDSLYFGGGTPSKLGGTGVARLLDAVRQRVALAPAAEVTLEANPEDVSPDAARDWAGAGVTRISLGAQSFDDRALAWMHRTHDAQAIGRAVDAARAAGIENLSLDLIFALPESVERHWTRDLASALALEPTHLSLYGLTVEPATPVARWRDRGQLREAPEERYERDFLTAHDTLAARGFTHYEVSNFARPGRESRHNSAYWTGVPYAGVGPSAHAFDGDRRRWNLSPYAAWMARIADRADPIDADELLTADNRAVEAVYLGLRTARGLQLMEGEAGRLQPWLESGWATVDSAGVLRLTAVGWMRLDALTEHLTNLRSRYYI, encoded by the coding sequence GTGCCGCCGCGCCATCTCTACGTCCACGTGCCCTTCTGCGCCAGGCGCTGCTCGTACTGCGACTTTGCCATCGCCGTGCGGTCCCGCGTGCCGGTGGACGACTACGTGCGCGCGGTGGCCGAGGAGTTGGCGTTGCGGCACCCCGATGCGCCCGAGTGGTCGCTCGACTCGCTCTATTTTGGCGGAGGCACGCCGTCCAAGCTGGGCGGCACCGGCGTGGCGCGCCTGCTCGACGCCGTCCGCCAACGGGTGGCGCTCGCGCCGGCTGCTGAGGTCACGCTCGAGGCCAACCCCGAAGACGTCTCGCCCGACGCGGCGCGGGACTGGGCCGGCGCCGGCGTCACGCGGATCTCGCTGGGCGCGCAGTCGTTCGACGATCGCGCGCTCGCCTGGATGCACCGCACGCACGACGCGCAGGCCATCGGCCGCGCCGTGGACGCCGCGCGCGCGGCCGGCATCGAGAACCTGTCGCTCGATCTGATCTTCGCGCTGCCCGAATCGGTGGAGCGCCATTGGACGCGCGATCTCGCGAGCGCCCTGGCACTGGAGCCCACGCACCTCTCACTCTACGGACTCACCGTGGAGCCCGCCACGCCGGTGGCGCGGTGGCGCGACCGTGGCCAGCTCCGCGAGGCGCCGGAAGAGCGATACGAGCGCGATTTCCTCACCGCGCACGACACCCTGGCGGCGCGCGGATTCACGCACTACGAGGTGTCCAACTTCGCCCGTCCGGGTCGAGAATCGCGCCACAATTCCGCCTACTGGACGGGCGTGCCGTACGCAGGCGTCGGCCCGTCGGCCCACGCGTTCGACGGCGACCGCCGGCGGTGGAACCTGTCCCCCTACGCGGCCTGGATGGCGCGGATCGCCGATCGGGCTGACCCCATCGACGCCGACGAACTGCTCACGGCGGACAATCGAGCGGTTGAAGCGGTGTATCTGGGGTTGCGGACGGCACGGGGATTGCAATTGATGGAGGGCGAGGCCGGCCGACTGCAGCCATGGCTGGAGTCCGGGTGGGCCACCGTGGATTCGGCGGGAGTGCTGCGGCTGACCGCGGTTGGATGGATGCGCTTGGACGCCCTCACCGAACACTTGACCAACCTTCGAAGTCGTTACTATATTTGA
- the hrcA gene encoding heat-inducible transcriptional repressor HrcA, with translation MAVEQLSPRERSVLEAVIRTYVETAEPAGSRTLSRRFGLGVSPATIRNTMSDLEDKGFLAHPHTSAGRVPTNKAYRAFVDSLLVRSPVAVIEQGRLAEQIGRADSPIETILRRAAQSLGVLAQELGVALGPSLAKTLLRSLDLVRVNSERLLMVLQLEGGVARTVFVEVPGEIADGVLAEVTAVLNERLAGLSLDQISASVGSRLRDSSAGADARVLLNIFVQDAELLFDAALPLTEGAVVLGQASVLAEQPEFSAADRMRRLLDLTQSPQSLADAIRARPHAPGISITIGTEHADPRLEEFTVITAEYHAGSLAGVIGVIGPTRMSYDKVIALVSHTSQLLTDLLD, from the coding sequence ATGGCCGTCGAGCAACTGAGTCCCAGAGAACGGAGCGTGCTTGAAGCCGTGATCCGGACGTACGTCGAGACTGCCGAACCGGCGGGCTCGCGCACGCTCTCGCGGCGCTTCGGGCTGGGTGTGTCTCCGGCCACCATCCGGAACACGATGAGCGACCTCGAAGACAAGGGGTTCCTCGCTCACCCGCACACATCGGCGGGCCGGGTTCCCACGAACAAGGCCTACCGCGCGTTCGTGGATTCGCTGCTCGTGCGGAGCCCCGTGGCGGTCATCGAGCAAGGCCGTCTGGCCGAACAGATCGGGCGCGCCGACTCGCCCATCGAGACGATCCTCCGCCGCGCGGCGCAGAGCCTGGGCGTGCTGGCGCAGGAGCTGGGCGTGGCGCTCGGGCCGAGTCTGGCCAAGACGCTGCTGCGCAGTCTCGACCTGGTGCGCGTGAACAGCGAGCGGTTGCTGATGGTGCTGCAGCTTGAAGGCGGGGTGGCGCGCACGGTGTTCGTGGAGGTTCCGGGCGAGATTGCCGACGGCGTGCTCGCCGAGGTCACGGCGGTGCTCAACGAGCGGCTGGCCGGCCTGTCCCTCGATCAGATCAGCGCGTCGGTGGGTTCGCGGCTGCGCGACTCGTCGGCCGGCGCCGACGCGCGCGTGCTGCTCAACATCTTCGTGCAGGACGCGGAACTGCTGTTCGACGCCGCGCTGCCGCTCACCGAGGGCGCGGTGGTGCTCGGGCAGGCCTCGGTGCTCGCCGAGCAGCCGGAGTTCTCGGCGGCCGATCGCATGCGGCGCCTGCTCGACCTCACGCAGAGTCCGCAGTCGCTCGCCGACGCGATCCGCGCGCGGCCGCACGCCCCCGGCATCTCGATCACGATCGGAACCGAGCATGCCGATCCGCGACTCGAGGAGTTCACCGTGATCACGGCGGAGTACCACGCCGGCTCGCTCGCCGGCGTGATCGGCGTGATCGGCCCCACGCGCATGTCGTACGACAAGGTGATCGCGCTGGTGTCGCATACCTCGCAACTGCTCACCGACCTGCTCGACTGA
- the dnaJ gene encoding molecular chaperone DnaJ — MADFYSVLGVPRTASDDDIKKAYRKLAMTYHPDRNAGAKDAEEKFKEITEAYDVLRDPQKRAAYDRYGEAGLRGGGGGAGFHHVDLSEALGIFMRDFGLGGFEELFGGGGRSGGSVRTGADVRIEIPLTLEEVAGGVDKKVVAKLLDTCDQCSGTGAEPGTRVETCASCGGAGEVRRAQRSFFGQFLTVVPCPTCKGEGTIIQSPCKKCRGEGRVRGERELAIQIPAGVATGQYMTMRGMGNAGARGGTRGDVHVVFEVAEDPRFERDGEDLYTEVLVTYPQLVLGADILVPTVASSVSLRVPAGTQSGQVFHLKGRGLPRVNAGGTGDLHVRVQLWTPDRLTDDEERIITELGTVQKSVPMGGREKGFWKKMKEALGA; from the coding sequence ATGGCTGATTTCTATTCCGTGCTCGGCGTGCCGCGCACCGCGTCGGACGACGACATCAAGAAGGCATATCGCAAGTTGGCGATGACGTACCACCCCGACCGCAACGCGGGGGCCAAGGACGCCGAGGAGAAGTTCAAGGAGATCACCGAAGCGTACGACGTGCTGCGCGATCCGCAGAAGCGCGCCGCGTACGACCGGTACGGCGAGGCGGGACTGCGCGGCGGCGGTGGCGGGGCCGGCTTCCATCACGTGGACCTCTCCGAAGCGCTGGGCATCTTCATGCGCGACTTCGGGCTGGGCGGGTTCGAGGAGCTGTTCGGCGGCGGCGGCCGCTCGGGGGGCAGCGTTCGCACCGGCGCCGACGTGCGCATCGAGATTCCGCTCACGCTCGAAGAAGTGGCCGGCGGCGTCGATAAGAAGGTGGTGGCCAAGCTGCTCGATACCTGCGATCAGTGCAGCGGCACCGGTGCCGAACCGGGCACGCGCGTGGAGACCTGCGCGAGCTGCGGCGGCGCCGGCGAAGTGCGGCGCGCGCAGCGCTCGTTCTTCGGCCAGTTCCTGACCGTGGTGCCGTGTCCCACCTGCAAGGGCGAAGGCACGATCATCCAGTCGCCGTGCAAGAAGTGCCGCGGCGAAGGACGCGTGCGCGGCGAGCGTGAGCTGGCCATCCAGATTCCCGCCGGCGTGGCCACCGGCCAGTACATGACCATGCGCGGCATGGGGAATGCCGGGGCGCGCGGCGGCACGCGCGGCGACGTGCACGTGGTGTTCGAGGTGGCGGAGGATCCTCGCTTCGAGCGCGACGGCGAGGATCTCTACACCGAGGTGCTGGTCACCTATCCGCAACTCGTGCTCGGCGCCGACATCCTGGTGCCCACCGTCGCGTCGAGCGTCTCGCTGCGCGTGCCGGCCGGCACGCAGAGCGGTCAGGTGTTCCACCTCAAGGGGCGCGGCCTCCCGCGGGTGAATGCCGGCGGCACCGGCGACCTGCACGTGCGCGTGCAACTCTGGACGCCCGATCGGCTCACCGACGACGAGGAGCGGATCATCACGGAACTCGGCACCGTGCAGAAGAGCGTGCCGATGGGTGGTCGGGAGAAAGGCTTCTGGAAGAAGATGAAAGAAGCGCTGGGCGCGTGA